A region from the Corylus avellana chromosome ca7, CavTom2PMs-1.0 genome encodes:
- the LOC132186734 gene encoding probable receptor-like protein kinase At5g24010, whose protein sequence is MEKLQLHNTHIPLFALLLFLLHFSSLHFLSLAYTPPNKYFINCGSASNVNAALRNFVGDSNSSGLISASVSLSGTSSTMKDSNQSSGASSLYQTARIFRQNSAYEFSIEDAGTYFVRLHFFAFSSPTTPTDLSTALFDVWTYGFNFTPKSYSNSPIIEEFLLTINPGKFKVYFVPRESSFAFINAIEVFLAPPDLISDEAPLMHVGPAGKRNHNYRGVLSNSLLSIYRINVGGPALTPDNESLWRNWVPDDGYIKNPGAAVDRPLHSGRPNYQRNITEFIAPDLVYQTAKQMNINNSSQSNLSNITWSFNVSKSAAHLVRVHFCDIISTSLATLKFNLYIYRNFGLKIDSYDYADYLAVPFYVDLVVDSDESGLMNISIGSRDDSDQRTAYLNGLEIKEILNNSGSVPLVRAHKNNHVFLVVGSVIGGLVLICILVVLFLVFKSRKPNSGENSNWSPVVLVFGGGSSHSRGTRNGSLGSNLNLGLKMPFAEIQFVTNNFNKKSLIGKGGFGIVYSGTLRDGRKVAVKRSEPGSNQGLPEFHTEIMVLSKIRHRNLVQLIGYCDDRSEMILVYEFMENGTLREHLYASDKPPLSWKQRLEICIGAARGLQYLHKGSAGGTIHRDVKSTNILLNENLVAKVADFGLSKTGPLDETHVSTVVKGTFGYLDPEYFKSQQLTEKSDVYSFGVVLLEVLCARPPIDPVLQREQVNLAEWAMICKKKGLLEEIVDPSVKDQIDPSSLRKFIETAEKCLQDCGADRPNMADVLWDLDYALQLQQNAMRREPHEDSTTNSSVAFVMPNVQRFPSISMSFERDDTPMLMDDGSHVKASEVFSQMRIDDAR, encoded by the coding sequence ATGGAAAAGCTTCAGCTCCACAACACCCATATCCCCCTAtttgctcttcttctttttctcctccacTTTTCATCCCTTCACTTTCTGTCTTTGGCTTACACTCCCCCAAATAAGTACTTCATCAATTGTGGTTCAGCTTCCAACGTGAACGCCGCCCTCCGGAATTTCGTTGGGGACTCGAATTCCAGTGGCTTGATTTCAGCTTCCGTTTCCCTCTCAGGGACAAGCAGCACCATGAAAGACAGCAACCAGTCCTCAGGTGCATCATCTCTCTATCAGACAGCAAGAATTTTCAGACAGAACTCTGCTTATGAGTTCAGCATCGAAGACGCTGGTACCTATTTTGTACGCCTCCACTTCTTTGCTTTCTCCTCCCCAACTACTCCGACTGATCTCTCCACAGCTCTTTTTGACGTGTGGACTTATGGGTTTAATTTCACTCCCAAAAGCTATAGCAACTCCCCTATAATAGAGGAATTCTTACTTACCATCAATCCTGGAAAATTCAAAGTGTATTTTGTTCCTCGAGAATCATCTTTTGCATTTATAAATGCCATAGAAGTCTTCCTTGCCCCTCCAGATCTCATCTCTGACGAAGCCCCGCTAATGCATGTTGGTCCTGCAGGAAAACGTAACCATAATTACAGGGGTGTGCTCTCTAATAGTTTACTGAGCATTTACAGGATCAACGTTGGAGGCCCTGCACTCACACCAGATAATGAATCGCTATGGAGAAACTGGGTTCCGGACGATGGATATATAAAAAATCCAGGCGCTGCAGTCGATCGCCCATTACACTCCGGTAGGCCTAATTACCAGAGAAATATCACTGAATTCATTGCCCCAGATCTGGTCTACCAGACTGCAAAACAGATGAATATAAATAATAGCAGTCAATCCAATCTTTCCAACATAACATGGTCTTTTAATGTGAGTAAGAGTGCTGCACATCTCGTTCGAGTTCACTTCTGCGACATTATTAGTACATCACTTGCCACTCTGAAATTCAATCTTTATATTTATCGTAACTTCGGTTTGAAGATTGATTCCTACGACTATGCTGACTATTTAGCTGTTCCTTTTTATGTCGATTTGGTGGTTGATTCTGATGAATCTGGACTTATGAATATCAGTATAGGCTCTCGGGATGATTCTGATCAGAGAACTGCCTATTTGAATGGGCTGGAAATAAAGGAGATACTGAATAATTCAGGTTCAGTTCCTTTAGTAAGGGCGCACAAGAATAACCATGTTTTTCTTGTGGTTGGTTCAGTTATTGGAGGGTTGGTTCTAATCTGCATTTTAGTTGTACTCTTTTTGGTTTTCAAAAGCAGGAAGCCGAATTCTGGCGAAAATTCAAACTGGTCACCCGTAGTACTTGTATTTGGAGGAGGGAGTTCTCACAGCAGGGGAACAAGAAATGGCTCCCTTGGGTCCAATCTGAATCTTGGGTTGAAGATGCCTTTTGCTGAaattcaatttgtgacaaacAACTTCAATAAGAAATCACTGATTGGTAAGGGTGGTTTTGGGATCGTCTATAGTGGAACTTTAAGGGATGGCAGGAAAGTTGCTGTGAAACGGAGTGAGCCAGGGTCAAACCAAGGCCTTCCAGAATTCCATACAGAGATCATGGTTCTGTCCAAAATTCGACACCGCAATCTTGTTCAATTGATTGGGTATTGTGACGACAGGTCTGAGATGATTCTTGTCTACGAGTTCATGGAAAACGGGACTTTAAGGGAACATCTATACGCTTCAGATAAGCCTCCTTTGTCTTGGAAGCAAAGGCTTGAAATTTGCATTGGTGCAGCAAGGGGTCTTCAATACCTCCACAAAGGTTCAGCAGGGGGCACCATACACCGTGATGTTAAGTCCACCAACATCTTGCTTAATGAAAATCTTGTCGCTAAAGTTGCCGACTTTGGCCTTTCGAAAACAGGTCCTCTGGATGAAACCCATGTCAGCACAGTTGTTAAAGGCACTTTTGGTTATCTTGATCCCGAGTACTTTAAGTCCCAGCAGTTAACAGAAAAATCTGATGTATACTCATTTGGGGTAGTTCTTCTTGAGGTGCTATGTGCAAGGCCCCCAATAGATCCAGTGCTTCAAAGGGAGCAGGTGAATCTAGCTGAATGGGCAATGATATGCAAGAAGAAAGGGTTGCTTGAAGAGATTGTTGATCCTTCAGTGAAAGATCAGATTGATCCCAGCTCCCTAAGAAAATTTATTGAGACAGCAGAGAAATGCTTACAAGATTGCGGTGCTGATCGGCCCAACATGGCTGATGTTCTATGGGACTTGGACTATGCATTACAGCTTCAGCAAAATGCAATGCGGAGAGAGCCACACGAGGACAGCACAACTAATTCCTCGGTAGCATTCGTGATGCCCAATGTTCAGCGGTTTCCTTCAATTAGCATGTCGTTTGAGAGAGATGATACGCCTATGCTTATGGATGATGGCTCCCACGTCAAAGCAAGTGAAGTTTTCTCCCAGATGAGAATTGATGATGCTAGATAA